GCGCATTCGGGCGCCGTTGGGTGCATCGCGGAGCCGCAAGAGCCACCCTCGGCCGCGAGCGCGCTGCGCACGTCGTTCCCCGAGCTCTCGGCGCCGGTGCTCGACGAAGGCGAGCCGCTCGCGCGCGCCGAGGATGGGTTCATCCTCGCGCCAATCGCGGGGCCGGGGACGTTCCGCTCGATCGACGCACGGCTCCCGCGGCTCGGTGAGGACGCAATCCGCCTCGTCGGGGCCGCGGGTTTCGAGGTGCGGGTGCACGAGATTGGCCTGGAGGGCGCGGGCGAGCAGGTGGATCGCGCGGTCGCGTATCGCCGTGCTGGGGGGACGTCGTTCTTCACGGTCGTCCCCGCGGGCCTGGAGGAATGGCTGCTGCTCGAGGCGGAGGCGACGCGGGCCGATCGGGCCGTCGTCACATGGGAAATCGAAGGAGCGACGGCGCTGGAGCAAGGCGATGCGGTGGAGCTGGTCGACGGGGAGGGCGTCGTGCGGATGCGCGTGACGGCGCCGGTCGCGTACGCCGAGGGAGGACGGCCCGTCGCGCCTCGGTTGCGCGTCGAGGGCAGCCGCATCGAGCTGTGGGTGGATGCCGAGCACGAGCGGGTGCTCATCGATCCGATCTGGACCGCGACCGGGGCGATGGTGACGCCGCGCAACTTGCATACCGCGACGCTCTTGACGAACGGCAGGGTGCTCGTCGCGGGCGGGCACGACGGCAACTACCTCTCGAGCTGCGAGCTGTACAATCCCGCGACGAACACGTGGTCCTCGGCGGCCTCGATGATCAACGTCCGCGCGACCCACACGGCGACGCGGCTGCCGAACGGCCGGGTCCTCGTGGTAGGCGGATCGGGCGGCGCACCGATGGTGTGGACCGAGATCTACAATCCCACGACGAACACGTGGACCGCGTCCGGAGCCACGGCCGCCGGGCACGCGGCGCACACGGCGCACCTGCTCGCGAACGGAAAGGTCCTCGTCGTGGGCGGTGGTTTCAACGCGAAAGCCGTGGACATATACGATACGGCGACGAACACGTGGACGGTCGGTCCGTCGACGCACGCCGATCACGGCCAAGCGGCGTCGGTGGTGCTCTCCGACGGGCGAGTGTTCGTCGCGGGTGGCTACTCGAGCGGTGCTACGACCGCCGCGGAGATCTACGATCCGGCGACGAACGCGTGGACGCTCGTCGCGCCGATGCTTGTCGGTCGCAACACGCACGAGGCGGTGCTCTTGCCAAACGGAAAGGTGCTCGTGGCGGGCGGGTACAACCAGGCGGCCCTCTCGAGCGCCGAGGTTTACGATCCGGCGACGAACACGTGGACGATGGTCGGCTCGATGAGCAACGGGCGCAGTTTCTTTGGCGCTGCGCTGCTTGGCAATGGCATGGTGCTCGCGATGGGCGGCGATGCGCCGTCGCCGACGTCGACTGCCGATCTCTTCGATCCGGCGACGGACACATGGATTCCCACGTCCTCGATGGTGCACACGCGCAGCCGTTTCCCGGCGACGGTCCTGCAAAACGGGAATGTCCTCGTCAGCGGCGGCTATGGCCGCGGCTTGCTTGCGGGCTCGGAGGTCTACGCGCTCAATGCGGCGGGCTCGGTCTGCACGACGGCCACGGAGTGCGCGACTGGCTTCTGCGTGGACGGCGTCTGCTGCAATGCGGCGTGCGACGCGGGCGCATGCGACGCGTGCTCGGTGGCCGCGGGCGCTTCGACGAACGGGACATGTGCGCTCCTGACGGGCCCTGCGTGCGACGACGGCGATGCGTGCACGCAGGTGGACACGTGTCAGGCGGGCATTTGCACGGGCGCGAGTCCGGTGACGTGCACGGCAATGGATGAATGCCACGAGGCGGGCGCGTGCGATCCAGCGACGGGGATGTGCTCGAATCCGGAAAAGGCTAATGGATCGAGCTGCAATGACGGCGACGCGTGCACGCAGGTGGACACGTGTCAGGCGGGCATTTGCATGGGCGCGAGCCCGGTGACGTGCACGGCAATGGATGAATGCCACGACGCGGGGGTATGCGATTCGGCCACGGGGATGTGCTCGAATCCGGCAAAGGCAGACGGATCGAGCTGCAATGACGGCAATGCGTGCACGCAGGTGGACGCGTGCCAGGCGGGCATTTGCACGGGCGCGAGCCCGGTGACGTGCACGGCAATGGATGAATGCCACGAGGCGGGGGTATGCGATTCGGCCACGGGGATGTGCTCGAATCCGGTAAAGGCAGACGGATCGAGCTGCAATGACGGCAATGCGTGCACGCAGGTGGACGCGTGTCAGGCGGGCATTTGCACGGGCGCGAGTCCAGTGACGTGCATGGCAATGGATGAATGTCACGACGCGGGGGTATGCGATTCGGCCACGGGGATGTGCTCGAATCCGGCAAAGGCAGACGGGGAGCCGTGCACGGGAGGCTCGTGCGTCGCGGGGAGCTGCGTAGCGGATGGCGGAGCAGGAGGCATGGGCGGCGCGGGTGGAATGGGCGGCGGCGGCGCGGGTGGAAGCGGCGGCGCGGGTGGAATGGGCGGCGGTGGCGCAGGCGGAATGGGTGGCGACGCGGGCGGAAGCGGCGGCGCTGGCGGAAGCGGTGGCGCGGGTGGAATGGGCGGCGGCATCACCAATGACAGCGGCTGCGGCTGCAGGACCACCGGCTCGCCGGCGCGCGGTGCGGTCTTCGTAGGGCTCGGCCTCATTGCCCTCGCGCGCCGCAGAAGGCAATCACGCTAATCAATACGCTCCCTCCGGGCGAGAGGATCTCGCTGGTCCTCTCGCGCCACACGCCCAACCCCTGCACGAGGTCCCATCGTTGCCGCGCCGACGAGCTAGGACGAACCCGCAGTCAATCCAGCGAAGCGGGCATTGCGGGCGAGGAATGTCTGGTCGGGCGTGACGTCGAGGTGTTTGTAGAGGTCATCGAGGGCTTCGATGAGCTGAGCGATATCCGACTGGCATTTTTGGGGTTCACGTTCGAACAAGGGCCAGAAGAGATCAAGAAATCGTGGCGGCACCATTGCGAAAATGGCTCGCTGGTCCTATGCGTCGCGGTCCATCGCCCGTTTGGCAGCCGCTCGGACGCGAGGCGATGGATCATTCGCTGCCACCCGGGAAAGGGCGGCACGGCCCTCGGCGCCAAGGAGGTCGCGAGCGGCCTCCGCGAGGTAAAGGCGCCCGTCGACCCTGCCCTCGAGCACATCGGTGACGACGCCGCGGGCCGGGTCGAGGACCACCTGCGGCAGGTCGGCGACCTTCGGCCGCGTCATCAGGTTGAGGGAAACGGAGAGCGCCGCAGAGGGCCGCTGAACGTGCACGTCGCAGTACGCCTCGTAGAGCAGGATGACGCCGGGACCGAGCCGCACGCTGCCGGACGGCGTGAGCATGACCGGGTCGCCGGGTCGGAGCAGCCGATCCGCCTCCGCAAGTCGGAACAGGTCGGTCTCGTAGCCTGGCCCGATCATCCCGACGGAGAGCAGGTGGAAGTTGTGATTGTGGGCGATCCCATAGCTGAAGTCGCGCGGGTCAGCGGCTGGGGTAGAGCCGTCGAGTGGCACCCAGATGTTGGCGCGCAGAAGGTAACGAGGATCGCTCACGAGGAGCAGGGTGTGCGCGTCGTAGAGGTTGTTCTGCTGGAAGCGATCGATGTTGGTAGCGAGCTCCTCGGCGAGGCGGGTGACGAGCCAGCCCGAGTCCGCTGCGAGGGCGCGCAAAAGCCTCCGCGCCTGCCAGAGATCCTCCGGCGACGCGAGGTCGATCTGCTCGATCGAGCGGATGAACTCGGCGAGCGAAATCGGCGCCGCAGCCCTGGCAGCTTCGTGTCGGCTCATCGCCCCGCCCTGCGTTTCTCGAGGGCGGCCCGCGCCGCGGCGTTTACCTCGGGATGCGTGTCCTCGGCCGTTGCGGCGAGCAACTCCTCCAGATCAGGGACCCCGAGCGCAGCCAATCCCTGGAGGGCTTTCCAGCGCAGGTCGAAATAGGGCACGCCGAGGAGGGCTCGGAACCCTGCTTCCGCCTCGGGGCGACGTGTGTTCCGAAGGAGGTCGAGCACGAGAGCGAGGCGAGAGACCCGGTGCTGCGCGTGCACCAAAGCGACCGATCGACCAGCATCGTCGAATCGCCAAGCGTAAAGCAAACCAGGTCGTTGCCATACTTCTAGGAACCAAGCCGGCCCATCGAGCTCGACCACGGTGGCGCTAAGCTCACGGTCGCTCACTGCGCACCCGTGCCAGGTGGGCGACTCTCGCCGCGTGGGTGGAGCGTCGAGGGGGACGCCTTGGCGGAAGCGATCCATCGCGAGCGGCGTTGTCGTGCGGTAGGTGGTGATCGACCATCGGACGGGGCGCACGGGTAGCAGCAGGTGCGTAGCTGTGTCGCTGAAGCGCGGTATGGTGCGGGCCGTGGGTTCGCGTCTCCGCAGGTGAGCTCGAACCCGCTCGTCCTCGAAGAGGATCACCTGGCCCCCTTCGACGCGTCGCACCTCGCGCGACGGATCCGCCGCGAGCGCCTCGACCTCGGCGCGGAGCAGCGCATCGAGGGGTCGATCGCGCAGCAGGCGATCGACGTCGTCCGCGAGCTTGTCGACGGTCACCACGCCCTCGGCGACGCTCGAGACGATCCTGCGAAAGGCATCGAGTGAGGCCGGAGCGACCGCTCGCTCCTCGAAGCGACAGTAGCGCTTCGCCACGCGAGCTCCCGGCTAGCCTTCAGCGGAGCCGAAGAAGATCAGTGTCGCGGTTGCTCCAGGCGCCTCTTGCGCCGCGCTTGCGATCTCGACCGGGGTCGGCAGGTCGTCGAGGACCAGGTCGTCGGCGGTTCGGGGAAGATCACGCGCGTCGTCGCCGTCGTTCATCGTAGGCCCTCCGGGAGCCTTCGTTTCTGTCACATCGGTTACGCGAAGTCAAGGGGTCGAGGGGCGAGCGTCGACGGCGATAGGACGGCTCCGCATCCTCGAATTCACCTGGATGATTGCACTGTTGAGCTCATTGAGCATATACGCAATGCAATTTTTATATGCGGACCTGTTTTATGCCGCTTTGGGGTTGGCATTTACGAAAGCAATGACGTATTCAACTCCCCGGCTATTTCGACCAAACGCATTGCACGAATCGTGGCCGCTCATGGATGCTCGGCTAGGCCCACCATACGCATTTCAAAGCCCTCCTTGGAAATCCCAGACGAACTGCCAACGTGTCCTTGACGAACCTCGAGTTCCTGGGTAAACCGGGCAACCTCGACCATGACGAACCGGGTTGCCTCACGGATGCGCCGTTTGCGAAGCACCAGCGCATTCTTGCCGAGCTTTCCCGGTTGCACCCACCTCTGTCTTTCTGCTACGCTCGATTCCGATGGACCCGAGAATTCCTGCTGCACCGATGGTTCTCGCTCCGAGCGCGCACAGTGTTGCGGAAGCGCATACGCCAGCGCGCATGGAACGCCGGTCCAAGCCCACGCCAGCGTCATTTCCGCCGGTCGACGAGCACATCGTCGTGCCGGAAGTGTCTCGGGTCGAGCTCATCGACGGGCGTGAGGTCATCGACGTGGGTTCGCTTCCTCCTCACGCAGATGCCCAAGCGCTCACCGGCTTTTTGCTGGCGGCGCATGTGCTGCGTGCCTATGTCGTGGCAACCGAATTGCTCACGCGCAGTTCTGTGGAGTCCGACTTCGCCACGGATGTGTGCATCCGCAAAAGAGGCATCGATCCTGAAACCGGCTCACGGTATTTGGAAGAACTATCGTTCGAGATCGTGAACGAACAATCGATGAGCGACGTGACGGGCAAAGCAAAGAATTTGGCTCGACGCGGGGTTCGGCGCATCTTCGCCATTTTCGTCAAGACGGGGGAAATACGCGAATGGTCGAAGGCGAGCGGGGAATTCGTTCGGCTCGACATGAATGCGATGTTCGACGATCCCGTGTTCGTCCGCCCGATTGCAGTCAAGGCACTCGTCGACAGCACGCTTGCGGAAGCCGAAAACGAAGTCGCCAAGGCACTCATTGCGAAGAAAAACCCCGAAATCGTGAAGCTGCAACACGAGGCCGAGCAGCAGGGGTACGGGCAGGGGCACAAGAAGGGACTCGACGAGGGGCACAAGAAGGGACTCGACGAGGGGCACAAGAAGGGACTCGACGAGGGGCACAAGAAGGGGCTCGATGAGGGGCACAAGAAGGGACTCGACGTAGGCCGCAACATGTTGCGACGGCTCTTGCACCAACGCTTCGGCGATGTTCCAGTTAGCGTCGGAAATCGCGTCGATACAGCGACCGCGGAGCAGCTCGAGTTTTGGACGGCTCAGCTATTCTCCGCGGCTTCCATCGAAGAATTGTTTGCTTCGGATTCGGCAATCTGAGCAGGTTGAAGGCTACGAAGAATACTTACGCAATTCGCGCGCGTCGATTGGATGCCGGCGCAACAACCGGTACAACGAATATCGGGAAGCTTTGAGCCAGGTGTGGCTCATGCGTCAGGGAAAGCTCGTCGCGAGCCATTCTCGAGCGAGCTCCAGCGTACGGCGGTTGTGCGGGACATTCTCCAAAAAGGTCCGTTTGATATCTGGATCGGGTATTTTTTCTGCGCGCGCGAGCAAATCGTCCCGAGCCTCGGCGAGCACGCTGCGCGCCGCTTTCTCATGGCCGAGCTCATGAAGAATCACGGCGTGGCGAAGGAGGAAGGGGTTGTCACCGTAATGGAACCTCGGACCGAGTTTGCCCTGGACGACGGCCAAAGCTGCGAGATCCGCGGCATCTTCGAGGCGCCCCTGTCGGCGTCGCAGCTTGGCCCGCAGAGAGAGGTGGCTGGCGCGCATGCAGGGGATCATCGAGGCAGGATCCCCGACATCGACGAGGGCCTGCTCGGCTTCGTCCAGGCGATTCATGAGGATGAGGCATTCGATGTTCACGAGGAGCGCTGCCCAGGTCATCAATTGATCGCCGGTCGCCATTTGGAGGAGCTTCTCGGCGAGGGCCTTCGCCTGGGCGAGCTTGTTTGTCCAGACGAGCGTGTGGCATTTCCACAACGAAGCATGCGCCGTGGCGAGGTTTCCCGAGTCCGGCGCGGCGAGGATACGGTCGAAGCCGATCGCTGCCTCTTCCAGCCGCCCGAGCAACGCGGTCTGCATCATGTAATGAGCGTCGATGAGAGGGATGTATTGACGGGCCCCGGCCACCTCGTAGCTCGAAATCGACGCGCGAGCGCAGAGGTGCGAGCGCCAGAGGTCATGCTCGATGTCACTGATCCAGTTGGTCCTGAACGCATTGCCGTGCCCAGCCGCGAGCAGATCCCCAGGGTGCGCTGCGACGATCCGCTCCATCCTTTGATAGAATGGCAGCCCGTCCTCATGTTTGCCGAACATCACCAGCGTGATCCCCACGGCCCAGAGCGCCTGCACCGCCGTGGCGACGCCGCTCGGCGAAGGCTCGGTTTGCATCAGCCTCGGGAGCAACGTCGTGAAAACATCCAATTGCCCCGCGTAGAGCGCCGAGCACACGGCGAAACCCATGGGCGCCGATACGCTCGGGCTGTCCTCGCCGAGCGCCTCGACCGCCGCGAGGAAATGCTTTAAGCTCTTCGGAAACCTCGAATTCAAGAGGTGCGCCATTCCAAGCACGGTGTTCAGCGCTGCCGCCACCTCCCCCTCCGGCCCGCAAGCGAGCCCCTTTTCCGCGCGCGCGATGGCCGCGTCGAGATCGGCTCCTCTGTGCGCCTGCTCCGCCGCCCGCGCATAAAACTCGGCCGCGCGTTTGCCCAAGCCGCCCCGCTCGAAATGCGCGGCCAGGACCATCCCGTCCTCTTCGCCCGCCTCGACGAGCCACTCCCCCGCGACCTGATGCCCGAGCGCGAGATCCTGCTCCGTCAGCATCGCATACGCCCCCTCCCGCACGAGCGCATGCCGGAACGTATATTGTTTTTCCCCGGCAAAACGGCTCTCCATCTGCAACACGACGAGCTCCCGCGCGCAGAGCTCCTCCAGCGTCTCCCGCGCAGGGCCCGCCTGCTCCTCGCCCAGCAGCGCGAGCACCCCCCGCTCCCAGAACACCTCCCCGAAGACGCTCGCCGCGCGCAGGATCCGCCGCGCCTCGGGCGAAAGCGTGGAGAGCCGCGCCTCCACCATTCCGAGCACCGTCTCCGGCAGGGTTTGTCCCCGCCCCTCGGCCACGGCCCGGATGAGCTCCTCCAGGTAAAACGCGTTTCCCCCCGCGCGATCCACGATGTTCGACACGACGCCCGCCCCGAACGAATCCCCGATCACGCTCCGCGACAGGTTCTCCGCCGAACGTCTCGAGAGCGGCGCCAGCCGGATCTCCTGCACATCCCGCTCCCGCCAGAGCCCTGGAAACAACTCCTCGACCTCGGGCCTCGCGAAAGCCACGACGGTAAATGGTTTGTCGTGGAGATGGCGCAGCGCCGCGTCGATGAGCTTCACGGAGGGGACGTCCCCCCAGTGCAGATCCTCCAGCACGAGCAAAACGGGCACCGCCCCCGCCGCCGCGCGTGCGAAATCGACGTACGCCCGCTCGATGCGGGACGCCATGGTCGGAGCGTCCTGCCGCGCCGCCCTCAATTGCGGATTTTCCTCGTCGGAGAAAGGCGCCCCGATGAGCTCCCCCAGAAACGTGGCCACGCGCTGCCGCTCGGGCGCGTCGACGAACCGCTCGACCACCGCCCAGAGCTTCCCCTGCTGCGAAGAAAGGGACTCGCCTCGCGAGATGCCAAGCGAGCTGCGAAACGCCGAGGCAAGCATCCCGAAGGCAGAACCGGCGCCAATCGAATCGCCGCGACCAATGGATACGACGACCTCCGGCCGCGACGCCCGCAGCTTGCGCGTCAGCTCGTACCGCAGCCGCGATTTCCCCATCCCCGCGGGCCCCGTAACGAGCGTGACGCTCGCCCGCCCTTCTTCGAAGCTCTCCTCGAGGATCTCCAGCAGATTCCGCAGCTCTCGATCCCTGCCGACGAATGGGCTCGGCTTGCCGAGCAGCGTGCGCGCCTCGCCCCCGATCTCGCGCTCGCCCTGCAAGCCGAGCTTGCCCTGCTCCTCGATGACGTCGAACCGAACATCGAGCAGAGCCCGCGTGGTCTCGTCGATGCGGA
This genomic window from Polyangiaceae bacterium contains:
- a CDS encoding protein kinase, whose protein sequence is MHTGDVLRDRFEIVEAAGSGGMGVVYRAIDRATGSAVAIKLLHDAASPQHVARFAHEAEILGEIDHPNVVRYVTHGVTASEEPYLVMEWLDGVSLAEHLKRGPLSIGESIELVRRVASALAAAHGRGVVHRDIKPSNVFLPDERIENAKLLDFGIARLERATTPLTATGMLLGTPGYMAPEQARGDGAAIDPRTDMFSLGCVLFECLTGKPAFQGVHAIALLAKLLMEELPRVRELRPDVPTFLDELCASMLSKDPAKRPPDGAAVVLVLDKRESATPSFRPRALALTDAENRLVSVIAIATRAAETNPANPDSTVLSALSRDQLAKIRQAVVPFGAKLEELANGTLVALLVGAGPATDQAAAAARCALRIRSLMPHSPIVLLTGRGVSTERLPVGEVLDSAASMLEALNADWVGRGADPWVRIDETTRALLDVRFDVIEEQGKLGLQGEREIGGEARTLLGKPSPFVGRDRELRNLLEILEESFEEGRASVTLVTGPAGMGKSRLRYELTRKLRASRPEVVVSIGRGDSIGAGSAFGMLASAFRSSLGISRGESLSSQQGKLWAVVERFVDAPERQRVATFLGELIGAPFSDEENPQLRAARQDAPTMASRIERAYVDFARAAAGAVPVLLVLEDLHWGDVPSVKLIDAALRHLHDKPFTVVAFARPEVEELFPGLWRERDVQEIRLAPLSRRSAENLSRSVIGDSFGAGVVSNIVDRAGGNAFYLEELIRAVAEGRGQTLPETVLGMVEARLSTLSPEARRILRAASVFGEVFWERGVLALLGEEQAGPARETLEELCARELVVLQMESRFAGEKQYTFRHALVREGAYAMLTEQDLALGHQVAGEWLVEAGEEDGMVLAAHFERGGLGKRAAEFYARAAEQAHRGADLDAAIARAEKGLACGPEGEVAAALNTVLGMAHLLNSRFPKSLKHFLAAVEALGEDSPSVSAPMGFAVCSALYAGQLDVFTTLLPRLMQTEPSPSGVATAVQALWAVGITLVMFGKHEDGLPFYQRMERIVAAHPGDLLAAGHGNAFRTNWISDIEHDLWRSHLCARASISSYEVAGARQYIPLIDAHYMMQTALLGRLEEAAIGFDRILAAPDSGNLATAHASLWKCHTLVWTNKLAQAKALAEKLLQMATGDQLMTWAALLVNIECLILMNRLDEAEQALVDVGDPASMIPCMRASHLSLRAKLRRRQGRLEDAADLAALAVVQGKLGPRFHYGDNPFLLRHAVILHELGHEKAARSVLAEARDDLLARAEKIPDPDIKRTFLENVPHNRRTLELAREWLATSFP